The Bacillus solimangrovi genome contains the following window.
ATAGTTCACTATTTTTCACTATTTAATTAGTGAAAAATACTAAAGTTATTGTGTTAGTTTCTAAGTATTCTAAACATTCATTTAATATATTATAATAAGTTCATAAGTTGAGAGGGGGTAACAAATTATGGTTAGAATTGAATACCGTGCTGGTGATCGCTAATTGAAGAGTATATTAGAAAAAAGGAAGATTCTATTGTAATCTTTCTTTTTTCTTTCTTTAAACCTAATTGAAAAGAGGAATTAGTATGGTTACCGATAATAAATCAAATGCTACATATAAAAATAGTGCTAAAGAAAAAACGATCCAAGAAAAGGACAATACTAGAAATTATTCTGTGCATTCTTATAATCAAGAACACAATTTAAAGAAATATCTCAGTATGGAGTCTTCTCATTTTCCAAACAATCGATTAATACCTCCCTCATTAAAATAGCTTCAATAACGATATAAATAATAACCATAGCAAGGAGTTTGAATAATGGACGAAATAAGATTGAAAAAGACCCTTCAGCCTGTGGAGAGAGATGGGAAAATTTATTTTGGGGTTGGACAACCTGGTTTAGAAAGAACGATTGACAGTAGTGAAGAAAATAAGAGATTTCTAAGGTTTTTAAATAAGGAAATCGATAAAGAAAATTTAAATTTATCACAATCAGCAATAGATGAAAAAATGTCTTTTTTTGAACGGAATGGTCTATTAACTACGAATAATTATCAGAAAGAGTATAGGTATTCTCGAAATCTTAATTTCTTTGAATGGATGGATACAACAGATAATATTGATCCACAAAAACATCAAGATCGATTATCAGAGGCAACTATATTAGTTGTTGGGCTTGGCGGAATAGGAGCCAATGTATGTGAGATTTTAGTTAGGTTAGGTGTATCTAAGTTAATAATTTTAGATAATGATGTGGTAGATGAATCGAACTTAACAAGGCAAGGTACATACTTTGAAGAGGATATTGGAAGGTTGAAGGTTAATGTTGTCGAGAAATATTTAAGGAAAATAAACTCGAAAATTGAGATTGAAAAAGTTAATACTTTTCTTGAGACAAAAGAAGATTTAAGATCGGTCTTTGACACTTATCAATTTGATTTATCAATCTGTTGTGCAGATATACCTAAAATAATAATTGATAGTTGGTTTGATGAGTTATCTATAGAATATAACAGACCATTTGTAGCAGGTTCCTATGCTTCCACCGTCATAAACACATTTTGTATGCATCCAGAGAAAACAATAACTAGCTCTCAGTTGTACGGTGAAAGAGGTGCGACAAGAGAACAACTACTTGATGATATTTCGTTTCCTACTAGCGTAATTGCACCTGTGACCTTTATGGCAGCAGGACTTATCGCATATCAAGTGCAATCTGTTATTACTGGATTAAATTATAAAGAACAAGCTGTTCAAATTGATATCTTTAATTGGAAAGTGTATGAATATGATCTTAGCAAAAAATAGTAATTTTAGGATGTTAGTATTTGGTAGGGTATTAACAAACTTTGGAGATAGCGTTTATACGATAACTCTAATGTATATTGCGGTTTCGATTTACGAGTTAGGTGTTAGTTCTCTTGCTCTGTTTGGTTTAGTTGCTTTTCTCCCATCATTAGTCAGCTTTTTATTTGGACCATTTATTGATAAATTTAGTAATAAAAAGCTATTATTAATTGCACTAGAAGTGTTGCATTTTCTAACACTAATAGGAGTGCTAGTTACCGTATATTATCAACTAGATTATTTATTTTTGTTAATTCTACATGGAATATTTTCGTTTGCTAATACTTTAATTTATCCTACTCAATCAAGCTTTGTCCCTGAAATACTAAATAATAATAAAGATGAAATATCAAAATCCGTTTATATAATGAATGTTACGAATAATATAACCAATATTTCTTCAAATTTTATTGCGAGTATCATCCTTATCTATATTTCAGTTGTAGGGATATTAGCAGTTGATGTTTTTGTATTTTTTCTTTCAATCCTCTTCTTCTTAAAGATTTCTAATAATAGAATCACAATGAATAATAAGAAAGTGGAAGATACAGATTTTAAATCAAGCATCAAATATTCATTTAAATACTTTTGGAGTCAAAAAGAACCTTCTAGAATTGTTGTAATGGAAGGAATATTAAGTGGTTTAACGACTATGATCATGAGAATTATAGGCATATACTTAGTAATCATTAACGTTGGCGTCGAATACCTAGGAGTTTTACTAGCCTTCCAGAGAGGGGCGGAAATGCTAGGTACTTTAATTTCTGCAAAGATAAACATGGCATATAAGAATTTTTTTATGGTAGATTATCTGGTGTCAGGAATATCAATTATTATGATTGTATATGTTGAAAATGTTGTAGCTAAATTAATCTTGTTCTCATTAACTTTTTTGTTTATAGGAATGTCAGGTACCGTGTACGGAAAGATGATTTACGAATACTATGAACCTCAACATTTAGCAAAAGTATCGACTGTTATTTATACGATTTCTTCAGTTGCAATTGTTGCTTGCATGGTTATCCCAATGGTTTATAAGGACATAGAAAATCTTATATTAATAACTGGGATTATTACAGTTCTATTTGGATTATACTTATTGCTGTTCGAGAAGACTAACGTCATAGCCCCTGAAAGAGCTCTGTCAAAAAATGCATAGTTTAATCTGACCAGACCTTATTATTATGAGGATATAGTTTATGTGTATACGTTGAAAAAACAATCAAATAAAATAACTATTAAAAGTATACATAACCACAATGTTCTTTTAGATAAAGTGGTTATGTATACTTCACGAATATTTTCCTTAATAGGTTGCATATTTAAAAAGATGCGGCTGATTTAATTATTCTACTCATTTTTTTATCACAAACATCCTACTGTTCACTCAAACTCCCACACCTTCAATATTCTGAAAAACTCGCTCAAAACGTTCAAGTGCATCATCAATGACATCATCAGTATCTGCTAAGCTCGTATATAGTCTGCTTCCTGCAAGCGAGACGATACCCTCCGCCATATAAGCAGCACCCATTTCCTCCATCATATGTTTTCGCTTTTTTATTTCATCAAGAGCACTAAAGATATTAAGTCCTAGTTTTACAAACATTGCAGCAGCTGTTTCGAGGTGGCAAATTGAACCTTGGTTATAGGCAACGAATGGGAGCTTATATTTAGCGATTAGTTCATTCAGTCCGTTCGTTAATCGATCACCAGCTTTTCCAGCAATTTTACAAGCATTTGTTTTCTCGATTTCTAATATCGTATAGTAGCCTGCGAGTGCACTTAACGGATTTGCGGCGAGTGTTCCACCGACATACGCTCGTTTTTTTCCACTTTCCAAACCAGCGGCAAGTCGTTCGATTAATTCTCTGCGACCACCAATACCACCTGCGGCTGGATAACCACCAGCTATCACCTTTCCAAATACTGTTAAGTCAGGTTTCACATCGAAATAACCTTGAGCACCGCCTAATCCCATCCGAAACCCTGTTACAACTTCATCAAATATAAGCAGTGTGTCAAATTCATCACAGAGCTTTCGAACTTCACGATTATAATCTTTGTAAATTGGTCTTGTGCCACTCTCTGGTCCAACTGGTTCAACGATCACACTAGCTGTTCCACCCATGAGCTTATTTCTTTGCAATTGCCTGCGTAATGCACCTAAGTTATTCGGTTTTACTTCTTGTGTATGTCTCGTGCTCGCTCGTGGAATTCCGTGTGCTTCAAATCTACCTGTTCCAGGAATTTTTAACCCGTAAACCATTTGGTCACTCCAACCGTGATATGCACCACCAATTTTGATGACCTTCTTCTTGCCTGTTGCGAGTCGTGCAATTCGAATTGCAGCCATGACAGCTTCTGTACCACTGCCGAGCATGCGAAACATTTCAACAGCAGGCATATGTTTATTAATTAATTTAGCAATCTTGTATTCATATTCGTGAAATAATCCAGTAACTGGCCCGCAATCATTTAACAAGTCAATTACTTTTTCTCGAACTGGCTCGTAATTGTTGCCTAATATAATCGGTCCGCCAGATTGAAGGAAGTCGATATACTTGTTCCCATCAATATCCCACAAGTACGCACCTTCAGCCTTGTTCATGACAAGAGGGTACGGGTAATTAAAGGCTAAGTTATGCTGTACACCCCCGGGAATATATTGTTTTGCTTCTGTGATCATTTCTTTTGATTTACGACATTTGTTATCAAAATAATCGAGGTATTGCTGCATGGCGTTGCGTTTAATGGGTCGCATTGGCTGTTGCATTAACTGATCAAGCTTATTATAGATGTCTTTTGTATCGTGCCAAGTTGAAATTGCAAATCCTTTCGTTTCCAAAGAAAACCCCCCTTATTCTTCGGTAATTCCGTTAAAGATCAGTTCTAACATGTTACTTAATTCCGTAGTCGTACCGACATTAACATCGTCTTCAAGCCAACGAAATAAGATGCCATAATAACTACCCATGATTAACGTAACAATTTCACTTTGATTAACCGCTTGCTTAATTTCACCATTTTCCTGACCTTCTGTAATCAATTGTTTTAATATATTTCTAATCTTTAAGTATGGGGTGTCTTGCTCGTTTTGATTCATGATCGATGTGAATACGACGCGTCCGGTAAGTTGTAAGTAGGGGGCAGAATCTTCTAGAAGTCGTGTCATGATGAGTTTAATTTTTCCAAAGGTATGTGTGGAGTGATAGTGTGGCTCATCCATTAACTGTAATACATCTGTTATTTCTTCTTCAGCAATGCCGATTAACAAGCTTTCTTTATTAGGAAAGTGTTTGAAAAAAGTACTCTTTGCGATATCTGCCATTTCCGTAATGTCTTCAATAGACGTTTGTTCATAGCCTTTATCTCTGAATAAATAACGTGCAGACTTAAGTATATTTGCGGTTGTCTTCAACTTTTTACGTTCTCGACGTGATACAGGTAAGTTAATATGTTCTCCTCCTAGTGACTCAAAGTAAAGATATTACATATCAATCTATTGTTATTGTAATGAGGAAAACTGAAATTTAGTACAATTATATACTTGATTAATAAATCGGACTAAAGTTTCCTTTCGTGAATATATTAGTTTAATAATACGAATTGTATGGTTTGCATCGTGTTGAAAAAGCACGAACTCGCCTGTTATTAACGAGTGTGCAGATTGTCCTAAGCAGGTTTTATCTTCATTATTGTATGAATGGAGGTTTTAAATGGCGGATAAATACTTAATTTCTCATGATGTAGGTACGAGTTCTAATAAAACGGTTCTTGTCGATCTTCAAGGGAACATTATTTCAAGTGCTGCTGCATCGTATCCATTGTTAACCCCTCAACCAAATTGGGTAGAGCAAAATCCTGATGATTATTGGGATGCAATTATTAAAACGACAAAACACGTGTTAGAAGCCTCACGCATATCACCACAAGACGTAATCGGCATTATTTATACGACACAAGCGATGGGCATTATTCCGATCGATCACGACGGTTTTGTGTTACGACCGAATATTTCTTGGGTAGATGGTCGAGCGGAAATACAAGCTAAAAAGATTATGAGAAAGTTTTTCGGAGAGCATCTTTTCAAAGCAATTGTTGGTGTGAAATTAATGGGGAAAGATGTGATTCCGAAATTGTTATGATTAAAAGAAAAAGAACCGTTTATTTATGCGAAGACGAAATATTTTTTAGATGTAAACGGTTTTCTTAAATATAAATCAACTGGTAACCCTGTTATTGAATGGTCAGGTGCGTCGTCATATGGGTTTGATCTCAAGAAAAAAGATTGGTTAAAGTTCTTCTTTCAAATATGTGGGATTGATACGGATAAGCTCCCGCCTCTTGTACGTTCAATCGATCATGTTGGCGGTCTTACGAAG
Protein-coding sequences here:
- a CDS encoding aspartate aminotransferase family protein, yielding METKGFAISTWHDTKDIYNKLDQLMQQPMRPIKRNAMQQYLDYFDNKCRKSKEMITEAKQYIPGGVQHNLAFNYPYPLVMNKAEGAYLWDIDGNKYIDFLQSGGPIILGNNYEPVREKVIDLLNDCGPVTGLFHEYEYKIAKLINKHMPAVEMFRMLGSGTEAVMAAIRIARLATGKKKVIKIGGAYHGWSDQMVYGLKIPGTGRFEAHGIPRASTRHTQEVKPNNLGALRRQLQRNKLMGGTASVIVEPVGPESGTRPIYKDYNREVRKLCDEFDTLLIFDEVVTGFRMGLGGAQGYFDVKPDLTVFGKVIAGGYPAAGGIGGRRELIERLAAGLESGKKRAYVGGTLAANPLSALAGYYTILEIEKTNACKIAGKAGDRLTNGLNELIAKYKLPFVAYNQGSICHLETAAAMFVKLGLNIFSALDEIKKRKHMMEEMGAAYMAEGIVSLAGSRLYTSLADTDDVIDDALERFERVFQNIEGVGV
- a CDS encoding MFS transporter, yielding MLVFGRVLTNFGDSVYTITLMYIAVSIYELGVSSLALFGLVAFLPSLVSFLFGPFIDKFSNKKLLLIALEVLHFLTLIGVLVTVYYQLDYLFLLILHGIFSFANTLIYPTQSSFVPEILNNNKDEISKSVYIMNVTNNITNISSNFIASIILIYISVVGILAVDVFVFFLSILFFLKISNNRITMNNKKVEDTDFKSSIKYSFKYFWSQKEPSRIVVMEGILSGLTTMIMRIIGIYLVIINVGVEYLGVLLAFQRGAEMLGTLISAKINMAYKNFFMVDYLVSGISIIMIVYVENVVAKLILFSLTFLFIGMSGTVYGKMIYEYYEPQHLAKVSTVIYTISSVAIVACMVIPMVYKDIENLILITGIITVLFGLYLLLFEKTNVIAPERALSKNA
- a CDS encoding TetR/AcrR family transcriptional regulator — translated: MKTTANILKSARYLFRDKGYEQTSIEDITEMADIAKSTFFKHFPNKESLLIGIAEEEITDVLQLMDEPHYHSTHTFGKIKLIMTRLLEDSAPYLQLTGRVVFTSIMNQNEQDTPYLKIRNILKQLITEGQENGEIKQAVNQSEIVTLIMGSYYGILFRWLEDDVNVGTTTELSNMLELIFNGITEE
- a CDS encoding HesA/MoeB/ThiF family protein is translated as MDEIRLKKTLQPVERDGKIYFGVGQPGLERTIDSSEENKRFLRFLNKEIDKENLNLSQSAIDEKMSFFERNGLLTTNNYQKEYRYSRNLNFFEWMDTTDNIDPQKHQDRLSEATILVVGLGGIGANVCEILVRLGVSKLIILDNDVVDESNLTRQGTYFEEDIGRLKVNVVEKYLRKINSKIEIEKVNTFLETKEDLRSVFDTYQFDLSICCADIPKIIIDSWFDELSIEYNRPFVAGSYASTVINTFCMHPEKTITSSQLYGERGATREQLLDDISFPTSVIAPVTFMAAGLIAYQVQSVITGLNYKEQAVQIDIFNWKVYEYDLSKK